The following proteins are encoded in a genomic region of Saccharopolyspora antimicrobica:
- a CDS encoding Abi family protein has product MPRAQRARGALRYTKPPLAVDELVGRLSDRGLQVPAPDRAGRYLRHIGYYRLSPYTIPFQQGRPDHLFREGTAFDDVVDLYVFDRALRLLVMDALERVEVAVRAALTDHMSTRYDDPHWYVDASHFRLRDKHAGLLRIVRATCEERLRGSPDAGEDSLVHRSALEHYLTTYGSPELPPSWLMVETLTIGQLTSVYRNLGRRSDRTAVAESIGLTATVLESWMQTYVRVRNICAHHGRLWNVGLGVYPAIPTSSAISWLQGEDALPERSRKRLYPVLVSLQSVLDSVSPRSSWARRLHELVNARPAMNLSGMGIPETWAEDPFWSRHIA; this is encoded by the coding sequence ATGCCCCGAGCGCAGCGGGCTCGCGGCGCCCTCCGCTACACCAAGCCGCCGCTGGCCGTCGACGAGCTCGTCGGTCGCCTCTCCGACCGCGGCTTGCAGGTTCCCGCCCCGGACAGGGCCGGCCGATACCTGCGGCACATCGGCTACTACCGGCTCTCGCCGTACACGATCCCGTTCCAGCAGGGGCGGCCCGACCACCTCTTCCGGGAGGGCACGGCGTTCGACGACGTGGTCGACCTCTACGTGTTCGACCGCGCGCTGCGGCTGCTCGTCATGGACGCCCTGGAACGGGTCGAAGTCGCCGTTCGCGCCGCGCTCACCGACCACATGTCGACGAGGTACGACGATCCGCACTGGTACGTGGACGCATCGCACTTCCGGCTCCGCGACAAGCACGCGGGGCTCCTGCGGATCGTCCGGGCCACCTGCGAGGAGCGGCTCCGCGGATCGCCGGACGCCGGGGAGGACTCGCTGGTCCACCGCTCCGCTCTCGAGCACTACCTGACGACCTACGGCTCGCCCGAGCTGCCGCCTTCCTGGCTCATGGTGGAGACCCTGACCATCGGGCAGCTGACCAGCGTGTACCGCAACCTGGGCCGGCGATCCGACAGGACCGCGGTCGCGGAGAGCATCGGCCTGACCGCGACGGTGCTGGAGTCCTGGATGCAGACCTACGTCCGCGTGCGCAACATCTGCGCGCACCACGGGCGGCTGTGGAACGTCGGCCTCGGCGTCTATCCCGCGATCCCGACGTCGTCCGCGATCTCGTGGTTGCAAGGGGAGGACGCCCTGCCGGAGCGTTCGAGGAAGCGCCTGTACCCGGTTCTCGTGTCCCTGCAGTCCGTGCTCGACTCGGTGTCGCCGCGCAGCAGCTGGGCCCGGCGGCTTCACGAACTCGTCAACGCTCGCCCAGCGATGAACCTCTCGGGGATGGGCATCCCCGAGACTTGGGCGGAGGATCCTTTCTGGAGTCGGCACATCGCGTGA
- a CDS encoding ATP-binding protein, which yields MISGRADESAVITGLLRAARSGRGGALVIRGEAGIGKSALLHHLDDDGMRLLRGSGVEAEAELPYAGLHLLLRTAAHRFDELPAEQADALRTAFGPGGADRFLVGLAVLTLFGLLAAERPLLCVVDDAHWLDAASAEALLFAARRLDTEPVALLFAVREPHAPEFPAPGVPDLRLDGLDDAAADALLPADLLEDVRTRILAEARGNPLALLELPAIRTALGYEPAPPRTPVQRMLAARIAELPPRTRTLLLVAALADTDGAALVLDAAESLGASIEDLAPAERAGLLHLVGGTFVFGHPLLRSTACCGAEVPRRLEAHRALAGRLDRGRRAWHLAAATVQPDEEIAAELEESAAEVRRRGGYAAVAALYERAAALTPDRRQRGRRLIAAAKAAADAGRPERAAGFVADTAGILTDPVDLAEAAGVDALLAQDRGAQPYRALIEEAADVAARAPELAGHLLFRAAKNAWESGDLAAVVDAARIADALSRTNSDLVAALARAATGFQRLTSGGATDGVAAVREMRSALGPATGPPRKRVMIVWSHVWLGDFRTAHNLAAALANSCRAEGALGALPDAVAVLALAQMQLGMHDEAWASGTEGLRLAQELGHASAAGVLTVVLAHLAAVEGDDERCRSLLSDAREHGVPPVALRATRALNLADLAAGRPDAVVARADDIAAGLTRMDARNGLPDLVEAAVRTGRPERAQEPCDWYVDWATHIGRSWAAAIAQRCRALLSEDPEPHYAAAVRLHRDGDDVPFERARTELLYGEWLRRRHRRVDARVQLRSALEIFERLKARPWVERAREELRATGESRVRASQPRLTPQERQVVRLAATGLTNRDIGAQLFLSPRTVGYHLSNAYAKLGVTSRVELAHLPDLAV from the coding sequence CCTGCTGCTGCGCACCGCCGCGCACCGGTTCGACGAGCTTCCGGCGGAGCAGGCCGACGCGCTGCGCACCGCGTTCGGGCCGGGCGGTGCCGACCGATTCCTGGTCGGCCTGGCGGTGTTGACGCTGTTCGGCCTGCTGGCCGCCGAACGACCGCTGCTGTGCGTGGTCGATGACGCGCACTGGCTCGACGCGGCATCGGCGGAGGCCTTGCTGTTCGCCGCGCGCAGGCTGGACACCGAGCCGGTGGCGTTGCTCTTCGCCGTCCGCGAGCCGCACGCGCCGGAGTTCCCGGCACCGGGCGTGCCCGATCTGCGCCTCGACGGGCTCGACGACGCTGCCGCGGATGCCCTGCTCCCCGCGGATCTGCTCGAAGACGTCCGCACCCGGATCCTGGCCGAGGCGCGCGGAAACCCGCTGGCGCTGCTGGAACTTCCCGCGATCCGGACCGCGCTCGGCTACGAGCCCGCTCCGCCGCGCACCCCGGTCCAGCGGATGCTCGCGGCCCGGATCGCCGAACTACCGCCGCGCACCAGGACATTGCTGCTGGTCGCGGCCCTGGCAGACACCGATGGCGCAGCGCTGGTGCTCGATGCGGCCGAATCGCTCGGGGCGTCCATCGAGGACCTCGCCCCGGCAGAGCGCGCGGGCCTGCTCCACCTGGTCGGCGGCACGTTCGTCTTCGGCCACCCGCTGCTCCGGAGCACCGCGTGCTGCGGGGCCGAGGTGCCCCGCCGACTCGAAGCGCACCGGGCGCTCGCCGGTCGGCTCGACCGGGGCAGGCGGGCCTGGCACCTGGCCGCCGCCACCGTCCAGCCGGACGAGGAGATCGCGGCCGAACTGGAGGAGAGCGCGGCAGAAGTGCGCCGCCGCGGCGGGTACGCCGCTGTCGCCGCTCTCTACGAACGCGCGGCCGCGCTCACCCCCGATCGACGGCAGCGCGGACGGCGGCTCATCGCGGCGGCGAAGGCGGCCGCCGACGCGGGACGGCCGGAACGCGCCGCCGGATTCGTCGCCGACACGGCCGGGATCCTCACCGATCCCGTCGACCTGGCCGAAGCCGCCGGCGTCGACGCGCTCCTCGCCCAGGACCGGGGCGCCCAGCCGTACCGGGCGCTGATCGAGGAAGCGGCCGACGTCGCCGCACGGGCCCCGGAACTCGCCGGGCACCTGCTGTTCCGCGCGGCCAAGAACGCCTGGGAATCCGGCGACCTGGCAGCCGTCGTCGACGCCGCGCGCATCGCGGACGCGCTCAGCCGGACGAACTCGGACCTGGTCGCCGCGCTGGCCCGCGCCGCGACCGGCTTCCAGCGGCTCACCAGCGGTGGCGCCACCGACGGCGTCGCGGCGGTGCGGGAGATGCGCAGCGCGCTGGGGCCGGCGACCGGACCGCCGCGCAAGCGCGTGATGATCGTGTGGTCGCACGTCTGGCTCGGCGATTTCCGCACCGCCCACAACCTCGCCGCGGCCCTGGCGAACAGCTGCCGCGCCGAAGGCGCGCTCGGAGCGCTGCCCGACGCCGTGGCGGTCCTCGCGCTGGCGCAGATGCAGCTCGGGATGCACGACGAGGCGTGGGCCAGCGGGACGGAAGGCCTGCGCCTGGCGCAGGAACTCGGCCACGCCTCGGCAGCCGGGGTGCTGACGGTCGTCCTCGCTCACCTGGCCGCCGTCGAAGGCGACGACGAGCGGTGCCGCAGCCTGCTGTCCGACGCACGGGAGCACGGCGTGCCGCCGGTCGCGCTCCGCGCCACGCGCGCGCTGAACCTGGCCGACCTGGCCGCGGGCCGCCCGGACGCCGTGGTGGCCAGAGCGGACGACATCGCGGCCGGGCTGACCAGGATGGACGCCCGCAACGGCCTGCCGGACCTGGTCGAGGCAGCGGTCCGCACCGGCCGACCGGAACGCGCGCAGGAACCGTGCGACTGGTACGTGGACTGGGCAACGCACATCGGCCGCTCCTGGGCCGCCGCCATCGCCCAGCGCTGCCGAGCACTGCTCAGCGAGGACCCCGAGCCGCACTACGCGGCGGCCGTGCGACTGCACCGGGACGGTGACGACGTGCCGTTCGAACGCGCGCGCACCGAACTGCTCTACGGCGAGTGGCTGCGCCGCCGCCATCGCCGCGTCGATGCTCGCGTGCAGCTGCGCTCAGCGCTGGAGATCTTCGAGCGGCTGAAGGCACGTCCGTGGGTGGAGCGCGCCCGCGAAGAACTGCGCGCCACCGGGGAGAGCCGCGTCCGCGCCTCGCAGCCCCGGCTGACACCGCAGGAACGCCAGGTCGTCCGGCTCGCGGCGACCGGCCTGACCAACCGGGACATCGGAGCCCAGCTGTTCCTCAGCCCGCGAACCGTCGGCTACCACCTGTCCAACGCCTACGCGAAGCTCGGCGTCACCTCGCGCGTCGAACTCGCCCACCTGCCCGACCTCGCGGTCTGA